A single region of the Drosophila takahashii strain IR98-3 E-12201 chromosome 2R, DtakHiC1v2, whole genome shotgun sequence genome encodes:
- the LOC108066204 gene encoding uncharacterized protein, whose translation MIAKLCIVLLAAGLSQILALPSPAQQFDRPNTDLMQFLLQSRDFSADGDHSIKCMNYYLPLLNEASEKYQAETEVCIEESALKISQINDTTKANREAIDASATSSCAALTQCSKLEKAEKYFECYSEAGSNNTKSMFTISANASELLAFVREEIRLIEVDQYVCSNKTYRAYAEVSGKHYEDLKLCMSGAEIPSSTTSTQAPSTQSSTDSSTDSSTDSSTAASSTDSSTESSTESSTESSTESSTDSSTESSTESSTESSTESSTESSTESSTESSTESSTESSTESSTESSTESSTESSTESSTESSTDSSSTTENSGDNKESAPEEDLKSVSSQNNSDMQRILKSLQQWLKTQ comes from the exons ATGATAGCCAAGTTGTGCATTGTCCTTTTGGCCGCCGGTCTTAGCCAGATTTTGGCATTGCCATCGCCTGCTCAGCAATTTGACAGGCCGAACACCGACTTGATGCAGTTCCTCCTGCAATCCCGGGACTTTAGTGCCGATGGCGACCACTCCATCAAGTGCATGAACTACTATCTCCCCCTGCTAAACGAAGCCTCGGAGAAATACCAAGCCGAAACAGAGGTGTGCATTGAGGAGTCTGCTCTGAAGATCTCACAGATTAACGACACCACCAAGGCCAATCGAGAAGCTATCGACGCCTCCGCCACGAGCTCCTGCGCAGCCCTCACGCAATGCAGTAAATTGGAAAAGGCCGAGAAGTACTTCGAATGCTACAGTGAAGCC GGTTCCAACAACACCAAGTCCATGTTTACCATCTCCGCTAATGCCTCCGAACTGCTGGCTTTTGTAAGAGAAGAAATACGTCTCATCGAGGTTGATCAATACGTATGCAGCAACAAGACCTATAGGGCCTATGCAGAGGTTTCTGGTAAGCACTACGAAGATCTGAAACTCTGCATGAGTGGCGCTGAAATTCCATCGTCAACCACGAGCACTCAAGCCCCTTCCACCCAATCCTCAACTGACTCATCGACTGATTCCTCTACTGATTCCTCGACTGCTGCATCCTCAACTGATTCGTCCACGGAATCCTCAACTGAATCGTCAACGGAATCCTCCACTGAATCCTCGACTGATTCGTCAACGGAATCCTCCACTGAATCCTCGACTGAGTCGTCCACGGAATCTTCCACTGAATCCTCAACTGAGTCCTCCACGGAATCCTCAACTGAATCATCGACTGAGTCGTCCACGGAATCCTCAACTGAATCCTCCACGGAATCCTCAACTGAATCATCGACTGAATCGTCGACTGAATCCTCCACTGATTCGTCCTCGACCACGGAAAATTCTGGAGACAACAAGGAATCAGCTCCCGAGGAGGACTTGAAATCGGTGTCCAGTCAGAACAACAGCGACATGCAGCGGATTCTGAAGAGCCTGCAACAATGGCTGAAAACTCAGTAA
- the Muc55B gene encoding proteoglycan 4, with protein MKCAIAVCLLLATSGFALVPHHPVDVASMLLRQQFAVRSMMAIPEARDESTLINDCFNHYMEDQTNVIMGYNQQYMGCQRTAQTDREELTNESASERSSLLDRTSNMCSNLASCDEIVDGLEFFDCYRSASSDSYKVMFTLNSDSSLDFNRISAKYAVIDSDLTDCMDTARATYAHDMDTCDSDLTICLNGGVPPTEPSLPTEPATTPAAPSTPTEPTTTPTVPTTTPAAPTEPTTTPAAPSTPTEPTTTPTVPTEPTTTTAAPSTPTEPTTTPTVPTTTPAAPTEPTTTPAAPSTPTEPTTTPTVPTTTPVVPTEPTTTPAAPSTPTEPTTTPTVPTTTPAVPTEPTTTPAAPSTPTEPTTTPTVSPTEATTTSATPTTTPAVPTTTPVEATTTTAVPSTLAAETTPAAVTTERPPEEDLFRSAPLSQKRAWNLIKRFF; from the exons atgaaGTGCGCTATTGCAGTGTGCCTGCTTTTGGCCACCAGTGGCTTTGCCCTGGTTCCCCATCATCCCGTCGACGTGGCCTCCATGTTGCTCCGCCAACAGTTCGCCGTCCGCTCGATGATGGCCATTCCCGAGGCCCGGGATGAGTCGACGCTGATCAACGACTGTTTCAACCACTACATGGAGGACCAGACCAACGTGATCATGGGCTACAACCAGCAGTACATGGGTTGCCAGAGGACCGCCCAAACCGATCGGGAGGAGCTCACCAATGAAAGTGCCTCGGAGCGATCGTCTCTTTTGGATCGCACCAGCAATATGTGCAGCAACCTGGCCAGTTGCGATGAAATCGTTGATGGACTGGAGTTCTTCGACTGCTACCGCAGTGCC TCCTCCGACAGCTACAAGGTGATGTTTACACTGAACAGTGACTCCAGCCTGGACTTCAACCGCATCAGTGCCAAGTATGCAGTGATCGATAGCGATCTTACTGACTGTATGGATACGGCTCGCGCGACTTACGCTCACGACATGGACACCTGTGACTCAGATTTGACCATCTGCCTAAATGGAGGTGTCCCTCCCACCGAACCTTCTCTTCCCACTGAACCCGCCACAACTCCTGCTGCTCCCTCGACACCAACTGAGCCCACCACAACTCCTACTGTTCCCACCACTACTCCTGCTGCTCCCACTGAGCCCACCACAACGCCTGCTGCTCCCAGTACACCAACTGAGCCCACCACAACTCCTACTGTTCCCACTGAGCCCACCACAACTACTGCTGCTCCCTCGACGCCAACTGAGCCCACCACAACTCCTACTGTTCCCACCACTACTCCTGCTGCTCCCACTGAGCCCACTACAACGCCTGCGGCTCCCAGTACACCAACTGAGCCCACCACAACTCCTACTGTTCCCACCACCACTCCTGTTGTTCCCACTGAGCCCACCACAACTCCTGCTGCTCCCTCGACACCAACTGAGCCCACCACAACTCCTACTGTTCCCACCACCACTCCTGCTGTTCCTACTGAGCCCACCACAACTCCTGCTGCTCCCAGTACACCAACTGAGCCTACCACTACTCCTACTGTTTCACCCACTGAGGCCACCACCACTTCAGCTACTCCCACCACTACTCCCGCTGTTCCCACCACTACTCCCGTTGAGGCCACCACCACTACGGCTGTTCCCTCCACTCTTGCTGCCGAAACCACTCctgctgccgtcaccactgaGCGTCCACCTGAGGAGGACCTTTTCAGATCCGCTCCCTTGTCTCAGAAGAGAGCTTGGAACCTGATCAAGCGTTTCTTTTAA
- the LOC108066339 gene encoding uncharacterized protein, with the protein MEALQKFARTETSCRLCWVLTILLLSLYLGSSEGEEGLVDLPTPEPDLTIDECHDEFTIACANASQIFSDSYDLCELNANETIVNLDVDVELERLQIELGSSAVCGNMQICDTLDDDLEYFKCINENGTRNLDILTEINYNATHAHTRLREDYDAVHRTFLLCSLDAQKNYMDNLRKAHKELTKCRSEIDELSE; encoded by the exons ATGGAAGCGCTACAGAAATTCGCGAGAACGGAGACCAGCTGTCGCCTCTGCTGGGTACTAACCATACTTTTGTTGTCTCTTTATTTGGGTTCTTCGGAGGGCGAAGAGGGCCTCGTCGATTTGCCCACCCCCGAACCAGATCTTACCATCGACGAGTGCCACGACGAGTTCACCATTGCCTGTGCCAACGCCTCACAGATATTCTCCGATTCCTACGATCTGTGCGAACTGAACGCCAATGAGACCATCGTAAACCTGGATGTCGATGTGGAACTGGAGCGACTGCAAATCGAATTGGGTTCCAGTGCAGTGTGCGGTAATATGCAAATCTGTGACACCTTGGATGACGATCTGGAGTACTTCAAGTGCATCAATGAGAAC GGAACTCGAAACCTGGATATCCTGACCGAGATAAATTACAATGCAACGCATGCTCATACACGTCTGCGTGAGGATTATGATGCAGTGCACCGGACTTTCTTGCTTTGCAGCCTGGATGCCCAGAAAAACTACATGGACAATTTGAGGAAGGCCCACAAGGAACTTACAAAATGTCGATCGGAAATCGATGAGCTTAGCGAGTAA
- the LOC108066340 gene encoding uncharacterized protein, whose protein sequence is MKTVILTLLFALGVSAEPPRTMSSLCSYLDEGKDMASNLGNTKTCFARYLPELESQGATWSQGYSVCQKSATNERQSLLTDASEAQENIREAALRMSSFIDQCLALTESLDFFNCFAKMTKLQLANVYNISFNAAEQALILNKKLGSIEMEHYRCTNQTEHNYVKGTDNIFRSLDKCLQQNET, encoded by the exons ATGAAAACTGTTATTCTCACGCTACTTTTCGCCCTAGGG GTCTCAGCTGAGCCCCCGCGAACCATGAGCAGTTTGTGCTCTTATTTGGATGAAGGAAAGGACATGGCTTCCAATCTCGGCAACACCAAGACATGTTTTGCTCGCTATTTACCGGAACTAGAAAGTCAAGGAGCAACCTGGTCACAGGGATACAGTGTCTGTCAAAAGAGTGCTACCAATGAGCGACAGTCCCTGCTAACAGATGCCTCTGAGGCTCAGGAAAATATTAGAGAAGCTGCCTTAAGAATGAGTTCCTTTATTGACCAGTGTTTGGCACTGACGGAGTCTCTGGACTTTTTTAACTGCTTTGCCAAAATG ACCAAGCTCCAGTTAGCCAATGTCTATAATATATCATTTAATGCCGCCGAGCAAGCGTTGATCCTAAATAAGAAATTGGGTAGCATCGAAATGGAGCACTACCGATGCACAAATCAAACCGAACATAATTATGTCAAAGGAACCGATAACATCTTTCGATCGTTGGATAAGTGTCTACAGCAGAATGAGACATAA